The sequence below is a genomic window from Serratia nevei.
GACTATTGTGGCATTTTTCTCGTGCTCCGGGAAAACACAACGCATTAAAATCCCCTTTTCGGCGTTAAATATGCATCAGGTGCCGGATTTTTCCACAATATTTCCCGCTAAAGGCCAACGGCAATATCATGGCCGGGCATTATTCAGGAGCAACCGTGTAGGCATGATGGTGGGGCTGCGCGGCGGCGGTTTTTCGGGTATGATGTGCGCCGCGCGCGGGCCGGCAGGCTGCGCGCGATAATCAGTCACCTCCCGAAAGACAGGAAAGTACACCATGCCAGTGTTACATAACCGAATTTCTAACGAGGAACTGAAGGCGCGCATGCTGGCGGAAACCGAGCCTCGCACCACAGTTTCTTTTTACAAATACTTCTCCATCGACGATCCCAAAGCGTTTCGCGACAGCCTGTACGTTCAGTTCGAAAAACTGAAGGTGTTCGGCCGCATCTACGTGGCGAAAGAGGGCATCAACGCGCAGATCAGCGTGCCACAGCATAATTTCGAGGCGTTCAAAGCCGCGCTGTTCGCCTCGCACCCGGCGCTGGATCAGGTGCGCCTGAACATCGCGCTGGAAGACGACGGCAAATCCTTTTGGGTGTTGCGCCTCAAGGTGCGCGAGCGTATCGTGGCCGACGGCATCGATGACGAGAGCTTTGACCCAAGCAACGTTGGCGAGTATCTGCAGGCCGATCGCGTCAATCAGATGATCGACGATCCGAATACGGTGTTCGTCGATATGCGCAACCACTATGAGTACGAAGTCGGTCACTTCGAAAACGCCATCGAGGTGCCGTCGGATACCTTCCGCGATCAGCTGCCGATGGCGGTGGAGATGCTGCAGGACAGCAAAGACAAAAACATCGTCATGTACTGCACCGGCGGCATTCGCTGTGAAAAAGCCAGCGCCTATATGCTGCACAACGGCTTTAAAAACATCTACCACGTGGAAGGCGGGATTATCGAGTACACCCGCAAAGCGAAAGAGCAGGGGTTGCCGCTGAAGTTTATCGGCAAAAACTTCGTGTTTGATGAGCGCATGGGCGAGCGCATCTCCGACGATGTGATCGCCAACTGCCACCAGTGCGGTGCGCCGTGTGACACCCACACCAACTGCAAGAACGACGGCTGCCATCTGCTGTTCATTCAGTGCCCGAGCTGCGCCGCCAAGTTTGAAGGGTGCTGCAGCGAGATTTGCCGCGAAGAGCTGAAGTTGCCGCGTGAAGAGCAGCGCGCGCGCCGTGCCGGCCGTGAAAACGGCGTCAAGATCTTCAATAAGTCGAAAGGCTTGTTGCAGACTACGATGCACATTCCGGCACCGGAAGAAGAAGGCCCAGCCCGCTGAGCCTGAGGAAATGAGAAGCCCGGCCGCCAAGCCGGGCTTTTTTTTTATTTCTCGCGTACGCCTTCTACGGAGATGATCAGCTCAACGTCTTGCGACGCCGGGCCCAGATCGGTGGTGATGCCGAAGTCTTTCAGCTTGATCTTGCCGTTGGCTTCAAAGCCGGCGCGGTAGCCGCCCCACGGATCGTTGCCCTGGCCAATCAGTTTGGCGTCCAGCGTGACCGGCTTGGTCACGCCGTTCAACGTCAGGTTACCGACCACCGCATAACCGTCGCCGCTTTTCTTCACGTCGGTGGATTCAAACTTGGCCTGCTTGTTCTTCTCTACGTTGAGGAACTCGGCGCTGCGCAGGTGCTTGTCGCGTTCGGCGTGGTTGGTGTCGACGCTGGCGGTATTGATGGTCACGTTGACCTTGTCCTTGGACGGATCTTTTTCGTCGAAGGTGAAGCCGCCGTCGAAGTCTTTAAAGCTGCCGTACAGCCAGCTGTAGCCCAGGTGCTGGATGCGGAATTCGATAAAGGCGTGCTGGCCCTGTTTGTCGATCTTGTAGTCCGCCGCCAGTGCGGAACCGGCGCTCAGCAGCAGGGCGCCTGCGGTCAGGCCCAATACGGTCTTTTTCAACATAGCAATCTCCATAAGTCCAAAGGTTAATCGGCGCTGCTACCCAGCATCCGTTTCAAAGTGACATCACGATCGATAAAGTGATGTTTAAGCGCGGCCAGCCCGTGCAGTACCGAGAGCACTACCACGGCCCAGGCCAGGTAAAGGTGAATGGCGCCGGCGGTATCGGCTTGCTCCGCCATGCCGGTCACGGTGGCGGGCACGTCGAACCAGCCGAATACGCTGATCGGTTGGCCGTCGGCGGTCGAGATCAGATAGCCGCTGATCAGAATGCCGAACAGCACGGCGTACAACGCCAGATGCGCGAGAATGGCGCTGACGCGAGTGAGGCGACCATAGCTGGCCAGAGGCTTGGGCGGCGGCGAGACAAAGCGCCAGATCACGCGGATCACCATGATGATGAACAGTAGCGCGCCGATGCTTTTGTGGATCTCCGGCGCCTGGTGGTACCAGACGTCGTAATAGCCCAGCGTGACCATCCACAGGCCGAGTGCGAACATGCCGTACACCGTCAGCGCCACCAGCCAGTGGATCAACACTGACACATGGCCGAAACGATCGGCGGTATTTTTCCAGAGCATCCTGTTTCCTTCGATTACCGATTGGCTGGCTGCAATAATTAAACTTTAGGAAACATAAAATCAATAATAAATTTAACTATGTTACTTCTTAGAAATATTAGTCAGTGAATTTGTTTGAGATGTTCGGAGTTCATCAGATAAATCGTTGAAGATGATATTATTTCTTTCACGTAACGATTATGCTAGTTGTTGAAAATTAGGCTTATTATCTATTAATGTCAGCTTTTGTCATTTTACGTAAACCGTCCATAAATTGCTCGGTGGTATTATTTGTTGGCAAAGGTTATGCCTATTTTTCGCGGCGAAGAGCAGGGCGGAAAGATTAATTTTTTCGAACGGTTACGCGAAATCCTCTGCGGCATAACGGCGGACTTTGCTACCATTAGCGCCAAGCGTCGGCTCTTGATGGCCGGTTAACCCAGTGAAATAACAAGGAAACGTCATGGGCCGAACCCGTGTAACCGACAACAGCCTGCGTTTGGCCGTCCTGCTGGCGATGTTGGTGATCATTCTGGCTGGGGTGAAAGCCGCCGCCGACATCGTGGTGCCGTTTCTACTGGCGGTGTTCCTCGCCATGGTGCTGAACCCGCTGGTGGCGATGCTGGAACGCAGACGGGTGCCGCGCATCCTTGGGGTGACGCTGCTGGTGACGGCGGTGATTGTGGTCGTGATGCTGTTCATCGGC
It includes:
- a CDS encoding rhodanese-related sulfurtransferase, with protein sequence MPVLHNRISNEELKARMLAETEPRTTVSFYKYFSIDDPKAFRDSLYVQFEKLKVFGRIYVAKEGINAQISVPQHNFEAFKAALFASHPALDQVRLNIALEDDGKSFWVLRLKVRERIVADGIDDESFDPSNVGEYLQADRVNQMIDDPNTVFVDMRNHYEYEVGHFENAIEVPSDTFRDQLPMAVEMLQDSKDKNIVMYCTGGIRCEKASAYMLHNGFKNIYHVEGGIIEYTRKAKEQGLPLKFIGKNFVFDERMGERISDDVIANCHQCGAPCDTHTNCKNDGCHLLFIQCPSCAAKFEGCCSEICREELKLPREEQRARRAGRENGVKIFNKSKGLLQTTMHIPAPEEEGPAR
- a CDS encoding YceI family protein encodes the protein MLKKTVLGLTAGALLLSAGSALAADYKIDKQGQHAFIEFRIQHLGYSWLYGSFKDFDGGFTFDEKDPSKDKVNVTINTASVDTNHAERDKHLRSAEFLNVEKNKQAKFESTDVKKSGDGYAVVGNLTLNGVTKPVTLDAKLIGQGNDPWGGYRAGFEANGKIKLKDFGITTDLGPASQDVELIISVEGVREK
- a CDS encoding cytochrome b, whose protein sequence is MLWKNTADRFGHVSVLIHWLVALTVYGMFALGLWMVTLGYYDVWYHQAPEIHKSIGALLFIIMVIRVIWRFVSPPPKPLASYGRLTRVSAILAHLALYAVLFGILISGYLISTADGQPISVFGWFDVPATVTGMAEQADTAGAIHLYLAWAVVVLSVLHGLAALKHHFIDRDVTLKRMLGSSAD